From one Marmota flaviventris isolate mMarFla1 chromosome 1, mMarFla1.hap1, whole genome shotgun sequence genomic stretch:
- the Icam1 gene encoding intercellular adhesion molecule 1 isoform X3 — translation MPEPSLRRGRLEVSGKAAPPLGPPWPAVIKNPCAFRAPVRSEHLSPPRCSLRTAQAAMAPAGAPSALPLLLALLGALLPEPGDAQASVFPTEATLPQGGSVLVNCSSTCEEEALLGLETPLTKEERDRGHNWKVFKLSDVEEDSKPMCFSTCGPNQTLASISITVYRLPEHMELFPLPPWQPVGENLTLKCQVKGGAPRAQLTLVLLRGEEELSRQPAVGEPAESTATVLAGRGDYGAKFTCRAELDLRHQGLGFFQNTSAPRQLRTFVLPMTSPQLETPRILEVGTSEKVVCSMGGLFPASEARVHLALGDHRLNTTVTYNKDSLSATAWVEGTAENEGDHLLVCAIMLGNQSQESWRNLAVYSFPAPNLTLSEQEVSEGTQVEVACEASVGLRVRLSDAPAEPWAPSVQFLLNATAEDNGRHFSCSAALEVAGHLLYKNQTKELRVLYGPRLDESDCLGNWTWPEETNQKLSCQAWGNPVPQLTCLRETDGALLPTGDLRPVKKQYEGTYICKAESPRGAVTRKVFLTVLTGKNVLIIVLLTAGAILGAVVVATYLYNRQRKIKIYKLLKAQEAAAMKLNTQATPP, via the exons ATGCCAGAGCCCTCGTTGAGGAGGGGAAGGCTCGAGGTTTCCGGGAAAGCAGCACCGCCCCTCGGCCCCCCGTGGCCAGCTGTTATAAAGAACCCGTGCGCTTTCCGGGCTCCAGTGCGCAGTGAGCACCTCTCGCCTCCGCGCTGCTCCCTGCGAACTGCCCAGGCTGCCATGGCCCCCGCCGGCGCCCCGTCCGCGCTGCCCCTGCTCCTGGCTCTGCTCGGGGCTCTGCTCCCAG AGCCTGGAGATGCCCAAGCGTCGGTCTTCCCCACAGAAGCCACTCTGCCCCAAGGAGGCTCTGTGCTGGTGAACTGTAGTTCAACTTGTGAAGAGGAGGCCTTGTTGGGCCTGGAGACTCCGCTGACCAAGGAGGAGCGGGACAGAGGGCACAACTGGAAGGTGTTCAAACTGAGTGACGTGGAGGAAGACAGCAAGCCGATGTGCTTCTCCACCTGTGGCCCAAACCAGACATTAGCTTCGATCTCCATCACAGTGTACA GGCTCCCGGAGCACATGGAGCTGttcccccttcctccctggcAGCCGGTGGGCGAAAACCTCACCCTGAAATGTCAGGTGAAGGGCGGGGCACCCCGGGCCCAGCTCACCCTGGTGCTGCTCCGAGGGGAGGAGGAACTGAGCCGGCAACCTGCGGTGGGGGAGCCAGCAGAGAGCACTGCCACAGTGCTGGCAGGCAGAGGTGACTATGGTGCCAAGTTCACATGCCGAGCCGAACTGGACCTGCGGCACCAAGGACTAGGATTCTTCCAGAACACCTCGGCCCCCAGGCAGCTCCGGACTTTTG TCCTGCCGATGACTTCTCCACAGCTTGAGACCCCCAGGATCCTGGAGGTGGGCACATCGGAGAAAGTGGTCTGCTCCATGGGTGGGCTGTTTCCAGCTTCAGAGGCCCGGGTCCACCTGGCCCTGGGGGACCACAGGCTGAACACCACGGTCACGTACAACAAGGACTCCCTCTCAGCCACAGCTTGGGTGGAGGGGACTGCAGAGAACGAGGGTGACCATCTGCTGGTGTGTGCGATCATGCTGGGGAACCAGAGCCAGGAGTCCTGGAGGAACCTGGCAGTCTACA GTTTCCCAGCTCCCAACCTGACCCTGAGCGAGCAGGAGGTTTCAGAAGGGACCCAGGTGGAAGTGGCGTGTGAAGCCTCCGTTGGCCTCAGGGTGAGGCTGAGCGACGCCCCAGCTGAGCCATGGGCCCCGAGCGTCCAATTCCTGCTGAACGCCACAGCTGAGGACAACGGTCGCCATTTCTCTTGCTCTGCTGCCTTGGAGGTGGCTGGCCACCTGCTGTACAAGAACCAGACCAAGGAGCTTCGGGTCCTGT ACGGGCCCCGACTGGACGAGAGTGACTGCCTGGGGAACTGGACGTGGCCAGAAGAGACCAACCAGAAGCTGTCCTGCCAGGCATGGGGTAACCCGGTCCCTCAGCTGACCTGTCTTCGGGAAACGGATGGGGCTCTGCTGCCCACTGGGGACCTGAGACCTGTCAAGAAGCAGTATGAGGGCACCTACATCTGCAAGGCAGAGAGCCCTCGTGGAGCCGTCACCCGGAAGGTGTTCTTGACCGTGCTCA
- the Mrpl4 gene encoding large ribosomal subunit protein uL4m: MLQLVRVGARAWLRPSGCRGLSSLAEEAAPPAENSEPVAGAGLREPVLRKCELPLPAHRRPVQAWVESLRGFEQERVGLAELHPDVFATAPRLDILHQVATWQKNFKRISYAKTKTRAEVRGGGRKPWPQKGSGRARHGSIRSPIWRGGGVAHGPRGPTSYYYMLPMKMRALGLKVALTVKLAQDDLHIVDSLELPTPDPQYLTELARYRRWGNSVLLVDLIHEEMPQNIVEATSGLKTFNLIPAVGLNVYSMLKHQSLVLTLPTVAFLENKLLWQDSRYSPLYPFHLPYSNFP; the protein is encoded by the exons ATGCTGCAGTTAGTCCGGGTCGGGGCGCGGGCCTGGCTTCGGCCCTCGGGCTGCAGG GGCCTCAGCTCGCTGGCGGAAGAGGCAGCACCGCCCGCGGAGAACTCAGAGCCGGTGGCGGGTGCGG GTCTCCGGGAGCCGGTGTTGCGGAAGTGCGAACTCCCACTACCCGCGCACCGGCGCCCTGTGCAGGCCTGGGTCGAGTCCCTGCGGGGCTTCGAGCAGGAGCGCGTGGGCCTGGCTGAACTGCATCCTGACGTTTTCGCCACAGCACCCAG GCTAGATATCCTGCACCAGGTTGCCACCTGGCAGAAGAACTTCAAGAGAATT AGCTATGCCAAGACCAAGACTAGGGCTGAAGTGCGGGGTGGTGGCCGGAAGCCCTGGCCACAGAAAGGCAGCGGGCGAGCTCGGCATGGCAGCATCCGGTCCCCCATCTGGCGAGGAG GAGGTGTTGCCCATGGTCCCCGAGGCCCCACAAGTTACTACTACATGCTACCCATGAAAATGAGGGCGCTGGGCCTCAAGGTGGCATTGACCGTCAAGCTGGCTCAG GACGACCTGCATATTGTAGACTCCCTGGAGCTGCCCACTCCAGACCCCCAGTACTTGACGGAGCTGGCGCGCTACCGCCGCTGGGGGAACTCTGTGCTCCTTGTGGATTT GATACATGAGGAGATGCCACAGAACATTGTGGAGGCCACCTCTGGGCTCAAGACCTTCAACTTGATCCCGGCTGTAG GTCTGAACGTGTACAGCATGCTCAAGCACCAGAGCCTGGTCCTCACCCTGCCCACTGTCGCCTTCCTGGAGAACAAGCTACTCTGGCAGGATTCACGTTACTCGCCCCTCTACCCCTTCCATCTGCCCTACAGCAACTTCCCCTGA
- the Icam1 gene encoding intercellular adhesion molecule 1 isoform X2: MPEPSLRRGRLEVSGKAAPPLGPPWPAVIKNPCAFRAPVRSEHLSPPRCSLRTAQAAMAPAGAPSALPLLLALLGALLPEPGDAQASVFPTEATLPQGGSVLVNCSSTCEEEALLGLETPLTKEERDRGHNWKVFKLSDVEEDSKPMCFSTCGPNQTLASISITVYRLPEHMELFPLPPWQPVGENLTLKCQVKGGAPRAQLTLVLLRGEEELSRQPAVGEPAESTATVLAGRGDYGAKFTCRAELDLRHQGLGFFQNTSAPRQLRTFVLPMTSPQLETPRILEVGTSEKVVCSMGGLFPASEARVHLALGDHRLNTTVTYNKDSLSATAWVEGTAENEGDHLLVCAIMLGNQSQESWRNLAVYSFPAPNLTLSEQEVSEGTQVEVACEASVGLRVRLSDAPAEPWAPSVQFLLNATAEDNGRHFSCSAALEVAGHLLYKNQTKELRVLYGPRLDESDCLGNWTWPEETNQKLSCQAWGNPVPQLTCLRETDGALLPTGDLRPVKKQYEGTYICKAESPRGAVTRKVFLTVLTAGKNVLIIVLLTAGAILGAVVVATYLYNRQRKIKIYKLLKAQEAAAMKLNTQATPP, translated from the exons ATGCCAGAGCCCTCGTTGAGGAGGGGAAGGCTCGAGGTTTCCGGGAAAGCAGCACCGCCCCTCGGCCCCCCGTGGCCAGCTGTTATAAAGAACCCGTGCGCTTTCCGGGCTCCAGTGCGCAGTGAGCACCTCTCGCCTCCGCGCTGCTCCCTGCGAACTGCCCAGGCTGCCATGGCCCCCGCCGGCGCCCCGTCCGCGCTGCCCCTGCTCCTGGCTCTGCTCGGGGCTCTGCTCCCAG AGCCTGGAGATGCCCAAGCGTCGGTCTTCCCCACAGAAGCCACTCTGCCCCAAGGAGGCTCTGTGCTGGTGAACTGTAGTTCAACTTGTGAAGAGGAGGCCTTGTTGGGCCTGGAGACTCCGCTGACCAAGGAGGAGCGGGACAGAGGGCACAACTGGAAGGTGTTCAAACTGAGTGACGTGGAGGAAGACAGCAAGCCGATGTGCTTCTCCACCTGTGGCCCAAACCAGACATTAGCTTCGATCTCCATCACAGTGTACA GGCTCCCGGAGCACATGGAGCTGttcccccttcctccctggcAGCCGGTGGGCGAAAACCTCACCCTGAAATGTCAGGTGAAGGGCGGGGCACCCCGGGCCCAGCTCACCCTGGTGCTGCTCCGAGGGGAGGAGGAACTGAGCCGGCAACCTGCGGTGGGGGAGCCAGCAGAGAGCACTGCCACAGTGCTGGCAGGCAGAGGTGACTATGGTGCCAAGTTCACATGCCGAGCCGAACTGGACCTGCGGCACCAAGGACTAGGATTCTTCCAGAACACCTCGGCCCCCAGGCAGCTCCGGACTTTTG TCCTGCCGATGACTTCTCCACAGCTTGAGACCCCCAGGATCCTGGAGGTGGGCACATCGGAGAAAGTGGTCTGCTCCATGGGTGGGCTGTTTCCAGCTTCAGAGGCCCGGGTCCACCTGGCCCTGGGGGACCACAGGCTGAACACCACGGTCACGTACAACAAGGACTCCCTCTCAGCCACAGCTTGGGTGGAGGGGACTGCAGAGAACGAGGGTGACCATCTGCTGGTGTGTGCGATCATGCTGGGGAACCAGAGCCAGGAGTCCTGGAGGAACCTGGCAGTCTACA GTTTCCCAGCTCCCAACCTGACCCTGAGCGAGCAGGAGGTTTCAGAAGGGACCCAGGTGGAAGTGGCGTGTGAAGCCTCCGTTGGCCTCAGGGTGAGGCTGAGCGACGCCCCAGCTGAGCCATGGGCCCCGAGCGTCCAATTCCTGCTGAACGCCACAGCTGAGGACAACGGTCGCCATTTCTCTTGCTCTGCTGCCTTGGAGGTGGCTGGCCACCTGCTGTACAAGAACCAGACCAAGGAGCTTCGGGTCCTGT ACGGGCCCCGACTGGACGAGAGTGACTGCCTGGGGAACTGGACGTGGCCAGAAGAGACCAACCAGAAGCTGTCCTGCCAGGCATGGGGTAACCCGGTCCCTCAGCTGACCTGTCTTCGGGAAACGGATGGGGCTCTGCTGCCCACTGGGGACCTGAGACCTGTCAAGAAGCAGTATGAGGGCACCTACATCTGCAAGGCAGAGAGCCCTCGTGGAGCCGTCACCCGGAAGGTGTTCTTGACCGTGCTCA